Proteins from a genomic interval of Paenibacillus sp. RC334:
- a CDS encoding YfiT family bacillithiol transferase has product MDHDLRYPIGPFVVPDTITEEQLLAWTHDIAELPSQLRQAVEGLDEQQLNTPYREGGWTVRQVVHHLADSHMNGYIRFKLALTEDTPTIKPYDEGRWAEIPDARELPLEPSLQLLEGLHERWVVVLRSLGDDQLHRTFIHPESGQTIRLERNIGIYAWHGKHHIAHITSLRERNTW; this is encoded by the coding sequence TTGGATCATGATTTGCGCTACCCGATTGGGCCATTCGTCGTTCCGGATACCATTACAGAAGAACAGCTTCTGGCATGGACTCACGATATTGCTGAACTGCCTTCTCAGCTTCGTCAGGCGGTCGAAGGGCTGGACGAACAACAGTTGAACACGCCTTATCGCGAAGGAGGCTGGACGGTTCGGCAGGTTGTCCATCATTTGGCAGACAGCCATATGAACGGTTATATTCGCTTCAAGCTAGCGCTAACAGAGGATACACCCACGATTAAGCCATATGATGAGGGGCGTTGGGCCGAAATACCGGATGCAAGGGAGCTTCCGCTGGAGCCTTCTCTGCAATTGCTGGAAGGGCTGCATGAACGGTGGGTGGTTGTGTTGCGTTCGCTGGGGGATGATCAATTACACCGAACGTTTATCCATCCGGAATCGGGTCAGACGATCCGCCTGGAACGAAACATTGGCATCTATGCCTGGCACGGCAAACATCATATAGCTCATATTACTTCCCTAAGAGAACGGAATACATGGTAA
- a CDS encoding alpha/beta fold hydrolase, which produces MREYTFTIAENDGTELFAYRWLPDQHTPVRGIVQISHGMCETSYRYIRLAEKLTASGYGVYANDHIGHGRTAGDSDKLGMPGANAFQRMASGMLDLGEIAAKEFPDQPRFLLGHSMGSFLTQKIMYDDKQQYHGFILSGTNGRRGLLKLGEQVALLQAKLQGMDHRSILLNAMVFGGFNRAFRPVRTAFDWLSRDPDEVDQFVHDPLCGAICTTGFFLDFFRLLQEIHWPSSLEKINPKLPIYIFAGDRDPVGLFGKGVLTLVDMYRSLKLQDVEYRLYPDGRHEMLHETNRHEVMTDIVDWLDRHINTAATSVSVMSGGSEASS; this is translated from the coding sequence ATGCGGGAATATACCTTCACCATCGCTGAAAATGACGGAACGGAGCTTTTTGCCTACCGCTGGCTACCGGATCAGCATACGCCCGTGCGGGGAATCGTTCAGATTTCGCACGGGATGTGCGAGACATCCTACCGCTATATTCGCTTGGCTGAGAAGCTTACAGCTTCCGGCTATGGTGTATATGCCAACGATCATATCGGCCACGGACGTACCGCCGGTGATTCTGATAAGCTTGGCATGCCAGGGGCGAATGCATTCCAACGAATGGCAAGCGGTATGCTGGATCTGGGCGAAATTGCGGCCAAGGAGTTTCCAGATCAGCCTCGTTTTTTGCTCGGTCACAGTATGGGATCCTTTTTAACCCAGAAAATCATGTATGATGATAAGCAACAGTATCACGGATTTATTTTATCGGGAACGAACGGACGGCGTGGCCTGCTGAAACTTGGAGAACAAGTTGCCCTGCTGCAAGCCAAACTGCAAGGAATGGATCACCGCAGCATACTGCTCAACGCTATGGTCTTCGGCGGATTTAATCGAGCCTTTCGTCCGGTGCGTACAGCGTTCGACTGGTTATCCCGCGATCCCGATGAAGTAGACCAATTCGTACATGATCCGTTATGCGGTGCCATCTGCACGACAGGCTTTTTTCTAGATTTTTTCCGGCTTTTGCAGGAAATTCATTGGCCCTCCTCACTCGAAAAAATCAATCCCAAGCTGCCAATCTATATTTTTGCCGGGGATCGTGATCCGGTGGGGTTGTTCGGTAAAGGTGTTCTAACGCTGGTGGATATGTACCGGAGTCTGAAGCTTCAGGATGTAGAATATCGTCTCTATCCTGACGGCCGACATGAGATGCTGCATGAAACGAATCGCCATGAGGTCATGACCGATATCGTTGATTGGCTGGATCGCCATATTAACACAGCAGCGACCTCCGTTTCTGTTATGTCTGGAGGCTCTGAGGCATCTTCATAA
- a CDS encoding type I phosphomannose isomerase catalytic subunit, which translates to MLKPYPLQFQPEFKERVWGGRALEQFGLTPPEGHIGEGWMIADHPNGTTTVINGQLAGKGLDEIRETYGQDWLGAKGVSEKGGRFPLLIKLLDCNDDLSVQVHPTDDYAGLPAGELGKTEMWYVLDAKPDAKIIYGLTEGVTRDSLRTALESGDILGSLRQVPVEAGDTFFIPAGTVHALCAGVVVAEIQQNSDTTYRLYDYNRPGLDGKPRELHIEDSLNVTSYEGAGATTMKTGGLQPGEWLQLAACEYFVVEKGIVEGSWALSTTDDSFTILVICEGSGTLTWDNHSSSLSCKAGDCFLLPANLGGYTLNDGMTVLRSYLP; encoded by the coding sequence ATGCTAAAGCCATACCCGCTGCAATTTCAACCTGAGTTCAAAGAGAGAGTTTGGGGAGGACGAGCCTTGGAGCAATTCGGTTTAACCCCGCCGGAAGGGCATATTGGGGAAGGATGGATGATTGCCGATCATCCAAATGGAACCACAACGGTCATCAATGGCCAGCTGGCTGGCAAGGGGCTGGATGAAATTCGCGAAACCTACGGGCAGGACTGGCTCGGGGCCAAGGGTGTATCGGAAAAAGGCGGACGTTTTCCGCTTCTGATCAAGCTGCTGGATTGCAATGACGATCTGTCCGTGCAAGTGCATCCGACAGACGATTATGCAGGACTTCCAGCCGGAGAGCTGGGAAAAACCGAAATGTGGTACGTGCTTGATGCCAAGCCGGATGCCAAAATTATTTACGGTTTGACCGAGGGCGTGACCCGGGACAGCCTGCGTACCGCCCTTGAAAGCGGAGACATCCTGGGTAGCTTGCGTCAGGTTCCTGTTGAGGCAGGCGACACATTCTTCATCCCTGCTGGAACCGTACATGCGTTGTGTGCAGGCGTTGTTGTTGCTGAAATTCAGCAAAATTCAGATACCACCTATCGGTTATATGACTACAACCGTCCTGGTCTGGATGGCAAGCCCCGTGAGCTGCATATCGAGGATTCCCTCAATGTGACCTCTTACGAGGGGGCTGGTGCAACAACAATGAAGACAGGTGGTTTACAGCCGGGTGAATGGCTTCAACTCGCAGCCTGTGAGTATTTTGTCGTGGAAAAGGGTATCGTAGAGGGAAGCTGGGCGCTTTCCACAACCGATGACAGCTTTACCATTCTCGTGATTTGCGAAGGCAGTGGTACATTAACGTGGGACAATCATTCGTCGTCTCTCTCCTGCAAAGCTGGAGATTGCTTCCTGCTCCCCGCTAATCTGGGTGGTTACACGCTGAATGACGGAATGACTGTCCTTAGATCTTATCTTCCTTAA
- a CDS encoding class I SAM-dependent methyltransferase translates to MGFLSVLSYAHQLVAARVQPGDTAIDATVGTGADTLFLAKAAGRRGRVYGFDIQQEALQLARRRLDKDESLSLAEVSLLLQGHEQMREAVPDKLHGKVAAVMFNLGYLPSEGADPSVITHTDSTLAALDAALYLLRPRGILTAILYPGHAGGGEEAEAVLQWASTLPVSSGQSIIYRQLQRAASPYVVAVEKK, encoded by the coding sequence ATGGGCTTCCTGTCTGTACTGAGCTACGCTCATCAATTGGTAGCTGCGCGAGTCCAGCCGGGCGATACGGCTATAGATGCCACAGTTGGCACCGGAGCGGATACGCTGTTCCTGGCTAAGGCTGCCGGAAGACGGGGACGTGTCTATGGCTTCGATATCCAGCAGGAGGCGTTGCAGCTCGCTCGTCGTCGGCTGGACAAAGACGAATCCCTCTCACTGGCGGAGGTATCGCTATTGCTGCAAGGTCATGAGCAGATGCGGGAAGCCGTTCCCGACAAACTGCATGGCAAAGTCGCTGCGGTCATGTTTAATCTCGGCTACTTGCCCTCCGAAGGCGCTGATCCATCTGTTATCACGCATACCGACAGTACACTCGCCGCTCTTGATGCGGCACTGTATCTGCTGCGTCCGCGCGGTATTCTGACCGCCATACTGTATCCGGGACACGCTGGAGGCGGCGAGGAAGCCGAAGCTGTCCTTCAATGGGCCTCCACCCTCCCGGTATCCAGTGGTCAAAGCATTATTTACCGCCAATTACAACGAGCTGCTTCGCCTTACGTAGTGGCGGTTGAAAAGAAATAA
- a CDS encoding TIGR01212 family radical SAM protein (This family includes YhcC from E. coli K-12, an uncharacterized radical SAM protein.): MKTDLLPASLLWGDKRFHTWNYEMREQFQNKVFKVMLDAGFTCPNRDGSIAKGGCTFCSARGSGDFAGRRRDDLVTQFNTIRDRQHLKWPNAQYIGYFQAYTNTYAPVEELREYFEVILEQPGVVGLSIATRPDCLPDDVVDYLAELNERTYLWIEMGLQTVHESTSELINRAHDTQCYLEAVEKLRKRNIRVCAHIIYGLPQETHEMMLDTGRAVAAMDVQGIKIHLLHLMRKTPMVKQYEAGLLRFLEKDEYVKLIVDTLEFLPPEMIVHRLTGDAPRDLLMGPMWSLKKWEVLNAIDDELKSRETWQGKYWRQP; encoded by the coding sequence ATGAAAACAGATTTGTTGCCTGCTTCTCTCCTGTGGGGAGATAAACGGTTCCATACGTGGAATTACGAAATGCGCGAGCAATTTCAAAATAAAGTGTTTAAAGTCATGCTGGATGCAGGTTTTACCTGTCCGAACCGGGATGGTTCCATTGCCAAAGGAGGCTGCACCTTTTGCAGCGCACGGGGATCTGGTGATTTTGCCGGACGCCGCCGGGACGATCTCGTCACCCAATTCAATACGATTCGGGACCGACAGCATCTAAAATGGCCAAACGCCCAATATATCGGCTATTTTCAAGCCTATACGAATACGTATGCCCCGGTTGAGGAGCTACGCGAATACTTCGAGGTCATTCTGGAGCAGCCCGGCGTTGTCGGTCTGTCCATCGCTACACGTCCCGATTGCCTGCCTGACGATGTAGTGGATTACCTTGCCGAGCTGAACGAGCGCACATACCTGTGGATCGAAATGGGCCTGCAAACCGTCCATGAATCCACCTCGGAGCTGATTAACCGCGCCCATGACACTCAATGCTATCTGGAAGCGGTGGAAAAGCTGCGCAAGCGCAATATCCGCGTATGCGCGCACATCATTTACGGACTGCCGCAGGAAACGCATGAAATGATGCTGGACACAGGTCGTGCAGTGGCGGCTATGGATGTGCAGGGCATCAAAATCCACCTGTTGCATCTCATGCGCAAAACGCCGATGGTCAAGCAGTATGAAGCCGGATTACTTCGCTTTCTGGAAAAAGATGAATACGTCAAGCTGATCGTCGATACGCTTGAATTTTTGCCGCCCGAAATGATCGTTCATCGGTTGACCGGGGATGCACCACGGGATTTGCTGATGGGTCCGATGTGGTCGCTCAAAAAATGGGAAGTACTTAACGCCATTGACGATGAACTAAAATCACGGGAAACGTGGCAAGGTAAGTATTGGAGGCAGCCTTAA
- the trmB gene encoding tRNA (guanosine(46)-N7)-methyltransferase TrmB — protein sequence MRLRGRKGIRESLEEQQDLVILEPGQYKGKWQQLFGNDRPIHVEFGMGKGRFISQMSYRNPEINYIGFDMYDELVRRAAEKSRLAWSDTEVDTPPNIKLALANIEQIENVFEPGEIERIYLNFSDPWPKAKHARRRLTHPRFLDKYRQLLNSKGQIHFKTDSETLFEFSLNSFADSGLQMTNISLNLHRDGINEEHVMTEYEHKFMGKGMNIHRVEVLIGKDALEEYEKMRLEKYGK from the coding sequence ATGCGTTTACGCGGAAGAAAAGGAATACGGGAAAGTCTGGAAGAGCAGCAGGACCTGGTGATCTTGGAGCCGGGACAGTATAAAGGAAAGTGGCAGCAGCTTTTTGGCAATGATCGTCCGATTCATGTGGAATTCGGTATGGGCAAAGGTCGGTTCATCAGTCAAATGAGCTATCGGAATCCGGAAATCAACTATATTGGCTTTGATATGTATGATGAACTGGTGCGTCGCGCAGCGGAAAAGTCGCGTCTGGCCTGGAGTGATACAGAGGTTGATACGCCGCCTAATATCAAATTGGCGCTTGCGAACATTGAACAGATTGAGAATGTTTTTGAACCTGGGGAAATTGAACGCATTTATTTGAATTTTAGCGATCCGTGGCCTAAAGCCAAGCACGCGCGTCGTCGTTTGACACATCCGCGCTTTTTGGACAAGTACCGGCAACTTTTAAATAGCAAGGGGCAAATTCATTTTAAAACCGATTCGGAGACGCTGTTCGAGTTCTCGCTGAATTCGTTTGCTGATAGTGGTCTGCAAATGACGAATATATCGTTGAATCTTCATCGTGATGGTATCAACGAAGAGCATGTCATGACTGAGTATGAGCATAAATTTATGGGCAAAGGCATGAACATCCATCGTGTCGAGGTGTTGATTGGCAAAGATGCATTGGAAGAGTATGAGAAAATGCGTCTTGAGAAGTATGGGAAATAA
- a CDS encoding glycosyltransferase, with translation MRVAKKRVLLLSEGFGAGHTQAAYALSSSLRKLSPNVQTRVLELGSFLNPRMAPLIITAYKKTVISQPRLIGMVYRHQYKKSLNRLTTLALHRLFYTQTRNILRQLRPDLVVCTHPIPSAVISRLKRLGVHVPLCTVITDYDAHGTWISPEVDRYFVSTPEVMRKLRTRGVPMSKIQVTGIPVHPNFWEHPGHDEIRDQFGLKPIPTVLVMGGGWGLMNDEVIHRSLTHWRENIQFIFCLGHNDKIRRKMQLDPRFIHPNIHIFGFTREIDKLMEVSNLLITKPGGMTCTEGLAKGIPMLFHKPLPGQEEENCQYFTAQGFGEPITSLDVVVKWMNRLLHEFPEIVRKRQDHVHNVARYYPLQSAQSILDILEPNRVLS, from the coding sequence ATGAGAGTGGCTAAAAAACGAGTGTTATTATTATCGGAAGGTTTCGGTGCCGGACATACTCAAGCTGCGTACGCACTCTCAAGCAGTTTGCGCAAGCTTTCTCCGAATGTGCAGACCAGAGTGCTGGAATTAGGGAGCTTTTTGAATCCGAGAATGGCTCCGCTCATTATTACAGCGTATAAGAAGACTGTCATATCGCAGCCTCGCCTGATCGGAATGGTTTACCGTCATCAGTATAAAAAATCATTAAACCGTCTTACAACGCTCGCTTTGCACCGTCTGTTCTACACGCAGACCCGAAACATTCTTCGGCAGCTTCGTCCTGATTTGGTGGTATGCACTCATCCCATCCCAAGTGCAGTGATTTCACGTTTGAAGCGCTTGGGCGTACATGTTCCGCTCTGTACCGTCATTACAGATTACGATGCGCATGGAACGTGGATCAGTCCCGAGGTGGACCGTTACTTTGTATCTACGCCTGAAGTCATGCGTAAGCTGCGCACACGCGGAGTGCCTATGTCGAAAATTCAAGTAACGGGTATTCCGGTTCATCCGAATTTCTGGGAACATCCGGGGCACGACGAAATCCGGGACCAATTCGGTCTTAAGCCGATTCCCACCGTACTCGTTATGGGCGGCGGCTGGGGTCTGATGAACGACGAAGTCATTCATCGCTCGCTTACCCACTGGAGAGAAAACATTCAATTTATTTTTTGTCTGGGTCATAATGATAAAATTCGTCGTAAAATGCAGCTGGATCCCCGCTTCATTCATCCGAATATTCATATTTTCGGATTTACGCGGGAAATCGACAAATTAATGGAGGTATCGAATCTGCTCATTACCAAGCCCGGCGGAATGACATGCACCGAGGGGCTGGCAAAAGGGATTCCGATGTTGTTTCACAAACCTCTTCCCGGACAGGAAGAAGAAAATTGTCAATACTTTACGGCTCAAGGCTTCGGAGAACCGATTACTTCGCTGGATGTTGTCGTTAAATGGATGAACCGGCTGTTACACGAATTTCCGGAAATCGTTCGCAAGCGACAGGATCACGTTCATAATGTAGCGCGATATTATCCTCTTCAGAGTGCACAGAGTATTTTGGATATACTGGAACCAAACAGGGTGCTTTCCTAA
- a CDS encoding phosphatase PAP2 family protein, protein MQRLVVKLVNLEQQLFKWINGRLHNRFLNFWLYYLTHLGGATFTITSTLLVWLLAPLPWKESGMKGAIALGVSHIPVAIAKKLYPRIRPYLALPDTNTFRNPLSDHSFPSGHTTAIFSVTVPFMLQSPMLILLLLPVALIVGFSRIYLGLHYPTDVLAGAVIGTSAAIGTVAFWP, encoded by the coding sequence ATGCAACGTCTAGTCGTAAAACTTGTAAATCTGGAGCAGCAGTTGTTCAAATGGATCAACGGACGCTTACACAATCGTTTTTTGAACTTCTGGCTTTATTATCTTACACATCTGGGGGGAGCGACCTTTACAATCACCTCTACACTGCTTGTATGGCTGCTCGCTCCGCTTCCATGGAAGGAATCCGGTATGAAGGGGGCCATCGCGCTTGGAGTCAGCCACATCCCTGTAGCCATCGCCAAAAAGCTGTACCCGCGGATTCGTCCGTACCTGGCACTGCCAGATACGAATACGTTCCGTAATCCCCTGTCGGATCATTCTTTTCCTTCGGGGCATACAACCGCTATTTTTTCAGTAACCGTTCCTTTTATGCTACAGTCCCCCATGCTAATACTGCTTTTGCTGCCCGTCGCGCTGATTGTGGGTTTTTCCCGAATTTACCTGGGGCTCCACTATCCTACGGACGTACTCGCAGGGGCGGTCATCGGCACATCAGCAGCAATAGGAACGGTTGCATTCTGGCCTTAA
- a CDS encoding glycosyltransferase family 2 protein: MLDAIFVTLQIILALIAVYQFGFSLFGLVRKKRKEHAAPEKSFAILVAAHNEEQVVGALMENLKQLDYPKELYDVFVICDNCTDKTADIVRAHGMNACERTNPNLRGKGYAIEWMLKELWAMPRQYDAIVMFDADNLAHTNFLSEMNNDLCTGARVIQGYIDTKNPEDSWITAAYGVSYWYINRLWQLSRHNLNMANFLGGTGMCFETNLLKEMGWGATSLVEDLEFTMRCTQRNVYPRFNYDAKVYDEKPLTFKASSRQRLRWMQGHFTVARRYFFPLLWQSIKHRSLVKFDMALYGLNVYIVLLTFLMTVAMWVDITLFGGPNIENIYVQFPAWTGAIAVGLNITTFLIAMILEKVTFKKVYLYLLLFPVYLVSWYPITFYAFFTQNNKQWSHTQHTRVVRLEEVQSKQG, from the coding sequence ATGTTAGACGCCATTTTTGTGACGCTCCAGATTATTCTGGCGCTGATCGCGGTCTATCAGTTTGGATTCTCCTTGTTCGGTCTGGTTCGCAAAAAAAGGAAAGAGCATGCGGCTCCGGAAAAATCATTTGCCATTTTGGTCGCTGCCCACAACGAGGAACAGGTTGTTGGAGCATTGATGGAGAACTTGAAGCAACTTGATTATCCAAAGGAACTGTACGATGTATTCGTTATTTGTGATAACTGTACGGACAAGACGGCGGATATCGTTCGCGCACACGGCATGAATGCTTGTGAACGTACGAATCCGAATTTGCGTGGTAAAGGCTACGCCATTGAGTGGATGCTCAAGGAATTGTGGGCTATGCCACGTCAATATGATGCGATTGTCATGTTCGATGCTGACAATTTGGCACATACGAATTTCTTGAGTGAAATGAACAACGACTTGTGCACAGGTGCCCGTGTTATCCAGGGGTACATTGATACGAAGAATCCTGAGGATTCATGGATTACTGCGGCATACGGAGTATCTTACTGGTACATCAACCGTCTGTGGCAGTTGTCACGTCACAACCTGAACATGGCTAACTTCCTTGGTGGTACAGGCATGTGTTTTGAAACGAACCTGCTCAAGGAAATGGGCTGGGGTGCGACGAGTCTGGTAGAGGATTTGGAGTTTACCATGCGCTGTACGCAACGTAATGTATATCCAAGATTTAATTATGATGCCAAGGTATATGACGAGAAGCCGTTGACTTTTAAAGCTTCCTCCAGACAACGTTTGCGCTGGATGCAGGGTCACTTTACAGTCGCTCGCCGTTATTTCTTCCCACTGCTGTGGCAGAGCATCAAGCATAGAAGCCTGGTCAAATTCGATATGGCTCTCTATGGTCTGAACGTGTATATCGTACTGCTTACCTTCTTGATGACAGTAGCGATGTGGGTAGACATTACGTTATTTGGTGGACCTAATATCGAAAATATCTATGTACAATTCCCGGCCTGGACCGGTGCTATAGCTGTTGGTCTGAATATTACCACCTTTTTGATCGCGATGATCCTGGAAAAGGTCACGTTCAAAAAAGTGTATCTTTATTTGTTGCTGTTCCCTGTCTATCTGGTTTCGTGGTATCCGATTACGTTCTATGCGTTCTTTACGCAAAACAACAAGCAATGGAGCCACACCCAGCATACCCGTGTCGTTCGGCTGGAAGAAGTTCAAAGTAAGCAGGGCTAA
- the infC gene encoding translation initiation factor IF-3: MINDEIRVREVRLVGANGEQIGITPTREALQMAIDANLDLVNVAPQAKPPVCRIMDYGKFRYEQQKKEKEARKNQKIVDIKEVWFRSNIEEHDYQTKFRNVVKFLNEGDKVKCSVRFRGREITHANVGQKILERVKVEVADLCTVERQPKLEGRSMIMILAPKSQ, encoded by the coding sequence ATGATCAATGATGAGATTCGGGTGAGAGAAGTACGTCTGGTTGGTGCTAACGGGGAACAAATCGGGATTACACCGACTCGTGAAGCTCTGCAAATGGCGATTGACGCAAACTTGGATCTCGTGAACGTGGCGCCTCAAGCGAAGCCGCCCGTGTGTCGGATTATGGATTACGGAAAATTCCGCTATGAGCAACAGAAGAAAGAAAAGGAAGCCCGTAAAAACCAGAAGATCGTTGACATCAAAGAGGTATGGTTCCGTTCCAACATCGAGGAGCATGACTACCAGACCAAGTTTCGCAATGTGGTTAAGTTCCTGAATGAAGGGGACAAGGTGAAATGCTCCGTTCGTTTCCGTGGTCGGGAAATTACCCATGCTAATGTGGGTCAAAAAATTCTCGAGCGTGTGAAAGTGGAAGTTGCTGATCTTTGTACCGTGGAGCGCCAACCCAAGCTCGAAGGACGCAGCATGATTATGATATTGGCTCCAAAGAGTCAATGA
- the rpmI gene encoding 50S ribosomal protein L35 translates to MPKMKTHSSLKGRFKITGTGKVMRYKAYKNHLLSHKSKRAKRVLGTNPEMAPGDVKRLKQGLANLK, encoded by the coding sequence ATGCCCAAAATGAAAACACATAGCAGCCTTAAAGGCCGCTTCAAGATTACTGGTACTGGTAAAGTAATGCGTTACAAAGCTTACAAAAACCACTTGCTTTCCCACAAATCCAAACGTGCAAAACGCGTACTGGGTACTAACCCTGAGATGGCACCTGGGGACGTTAAGCGTCTGAAACAAGGTCTTGCTAACCTGAAATAG
- the rplT gene encoding 50S ribosomal protein L20 — protein MARVKGGFVVRRRHKKVLKLAKGYFGSKHRIFKTANEQVMKSLVYAYRDRRQTKRNFRRLWIVRINAAARLNGLSYSKLMHGLKLAGVDINRKILADLAVNDINAFNSLATVAKGKINA, from the coding sequence ATGGCAAGAGTAAAGGGCGGATTCGTCGTTCGTCGTCGTCATAAAAAAGTATTGAAGCTTGCTAAAGGTTATTTTGGTTCCAAACACCGCATTTTTAAAACAGCTAACGAGCAGGTAATGAAATCGCTTGTTTACGCATACCGTGACCGTCGTCAGACGAAACGTAACTTCCGCAGACTGTGGATCGTGCGTATCAATGCAGCAGCTCGTTTGAACGGTTTGTCTTACAGCAAACTGATGCACGGCCTGAAATTGGCTGGTGTGGACATTAACCGCAAAATCTTGGCTGATCTTGCAGTCAACGATATCAATGCGTTCAACTCTTTGGCAACTGTTGCTAAAGGCAAAATCAACGCTTAA
- a CDS encoding BMP family protein, translating into MKKMFSMSLVMLLAISVILAGCGNKNQGASNASGGDAGGSAKTSNVQIGMVTDVGGVNDKSFNQSAWEALQAIEKETGAKAKYLQSKSDQDYIPNLNQFVKGGFNLTWGIGFNLANAIGQVAKDNPDKNLAIIDSVVDAPNVKSVVFAENEGSFLVGVVAGKLTKTNKIGFVGGQDSPLIKRFEKGFEAGIKAVNPNAKLEVNYTGAFDKPDLGKAAAATIYNSGADIIFHAAGGSGTGVFNEALARKQQGQQVWVIGVDKDQSLEFGDDVTLTSMVKRVDEAVKRVSQEVIDGKFKGGIETLALKDNGIGLADTSSKNVPKDVLDLVEQYKQKIIKGEITVPSK; encoded by the coding sequence ATGAAGAAAATGTTCAGTATGTCTTTGGTTATGCTGCTAGCGATCTCAGTCATTCTCGCAGGCTGCGGTAACAAAAATCAAGGGGCGTCCAACGCAAGTGGCGGAGACGCAGGTGGTTCTGCCAAAACATCGAATGTCCAAATCGGCATGGTTACAGATGTAGGTGGAGTAAATGACAAATCGTTTAACCAATCTGCATGGGAAGCATTGCAAGCCATTGAAAAAGAAACAGGCGCCAAGGCTAAATACTTGCAAAGTAAATCGGATCAAGATTATATTCCTAACCTGAACCAATTTGTTAAGGGCGGTTTTAACCTGACTTGGGGTATTGGTTTTAATCTGGCGAATGCGATTGGACAAGTAGCGAAAGACAATCCTGACAAAAATCTGGCGATCATCGACAGTGTCGTAGATGCGCCTAATGTAAAATCGGTTGTTTTTGCTGAAAATGAAGGTTCCTTCCTGGTGGGGGTTGTAGCTGGTAAACTCACCAAAACAAACAAAATCGGTTTTGTGGGTGGACAAGATAGCCCGCTGATCAAACGTTTTGAAAAAGGCTTCGAAGCGGGTATTAAAGCAGTTAATCCAAATGCAAAATTGGAAGTAAACTACACAGGTGCGTTTGATAAGCCGGATCTGGGTAAAGCAGCGGCTGCAACGATCTACAACAGCGGTGCGGACATTATTTTCCACGCAGCTGGCGGATCAGGTACAGGCGTATTTAACGAAGCGCTCGCACGGAAGCAACAAGGTCAGCAAGTATGGGTTATCGGTGTAGATAAAGACCAATCGCTTGAGTTTGGTGATGACGTAACGTTGACTTCAATGGTCAAACGTGTGGATGAAGCCGTAAAACGCGTATCCCAGGAAGTTATCGACGGTAAATTTAAGGGTGGTATCGAAACGCTGGCTCTGAAAGATAACGGAATTGGCTTGGCGGATACATCCAGTAAAAACGTTCCTAAAGACGTGCTTGATCTCGTAGAACAATACAAGCAAAAAATTATTAAGGGCGAAATTACAGTTCCTTCGAAATAA